GATCTTCACAAGGAGCTGTTTATGAACAAAAAGATCCGCTTGTAATTTATAAACAAGAATCTTTCCACCTGTTCAGTGAAATGGTAGACAAAATGAATAAAGAAATTATTTCTTTCTTGTACAAAGGAGAAATCCCAGCATAAGAAATAATTAATACATACGAAAAACCGCAACAAGTAAATTTGTTGCGGTTTTTTTTGCCCAAAATAAATAATCCATACAATTAAAAGCTTTTATCTGGGAAAAACATCGTCCCATCCGAACTAAAAAGTTATAAAAAGGCTTTTTTATTATCCTCTCAATAAGACTTACGTGATAAATATCAACATTATGATTTATTTAGAATAATTAAAAACAATATATTTGCAAAAAAAATTGCTTTCATGAAAAATGTACTGATTGGTGTTTCAATGCTGGGCTCAATGTTAACTTTTGCACAAAAAAAAGACACGGCAGATACCAAAACCAAAAGTATTGATGAAGTCATCATTAGTACTTATATCAAAAAAGACAGTGACTATTCTAATAAAATGCCGTTAAAAGCTATAGAAGATCCACAGGTATATTCTTCAATTGATAAAGGTGTTCTGGAAAATCAATTATTATTTACCGTGGATGACGCATTCAGAAATGTCGCAGGTGCCCAAAAAATGTGGAGTGCTACCAACAGAGCCGGTGATGGCGGAATCTATCTTAACTTAAGGGGTTTTGTAGCCGGAAACTCTATCAGAAATGGAATGGTCGCTCCGATCACCACATCTATGGATGCTATTAATGTAGAAAGAATAGAGGTATTAAAAGGACCTTCTGCTACCCTCTTCGGGAGTAATGTAACTTCATATGGGGGAGTAGTAAACAGAATTACAAAAAAGCCTTTTGAAGAATTTGCAGGAGCAGTTTCTCTGGCTGGCGGAAGTTATAACTACTACCGGGTACAAGCCGATGTAAATACACCACTTACCAACGATAAAAAACTGCTATTCAGATTAAATACAGCTTATACCAATCAGGGAACTTTTCAAAGACCAAATGCAAAAAACTCCTTTTATGCATTTACTCCTTCCCTTACCTATCGCCCGACAGACAAACTAGAGATCAATGCAGAATTGGAAATGTTTGAGACTAATGCGTATCCTGAAACCGCTTTCTTTTTTTATTTTCCAAGTTCACAACTGGGAGCTGACAGCATGGATAAAATGGAAAAGCTAGGATATGATTACAAGCAAACATACACAGGGAATGATCTTAAAACAACAGCAAAAGCCAGAAATTTTTTCGGGCAGGTAAATTATAAGATCAATGATTTTATCAAATCCTCTACCAATGTAAGTACTTCCTATTCTTATTCTGACGGGTTCAATCCTTATTTCTACTTTGCTCCCAACCCCAATAATGGTTCAGAAATAGGAATTACTAGAGCCGATCAGTCTACCAAAGACAGTAAAAGAACATATTTCCAACTTCAGCAGAATTTCAATGCTGATTTTAAAATCGGAAGCGTAAGAAACAGAACCGTAGCCGGTTTTGATTATATGAGGATAAATGATAACCAATTCTTTATGTTCACAAATTTTGATTGGGTCCCATTTGGAGGAAATTATTCCAACATGAATGGTCAAACACTGAGCGAAATATATGCAAACCTTCAAAGTACGCAAGATTTTGAAAAAAACAATACCTATAAAAGTGCCGGTAAAAAAGATATCTACAGCGGCTAT
The sequence above is drawn from the Chryseobacterium daecheongense genome and encodes:
- a CDS encoding TonB-dependent receptor; the encoded protein is MKNVLIGVSMLGSMLTFAQKKDTADTKTKSIDEVIISTYIKKDSDYSNKMPLKAIEDPQVYSSIDKGVLENQLLFTVDDAFRNVAGAQKMWSATNRAGDGGIYLNLRGFVAGNSIRNGMVAPITTSMDAINVERIEVLKGPSATLFGSNVTSYGGVVNRITKKPFEEFAGAVSLAGGSYNYYRVQADVNTPLTNDKKLLFRLNTAYTNQGTFQRPNAKNSFYAFTPSLTYRPTDKLEINAELEMFETNAYPETAFFFYFPSSQLGADSMDKMEKLGYDYKQTYTGNDLKTTAKARNFFGQVNYKINDFIKSSTNVSTSYSYSDGFNPYFYFAPNPNNGSEIGITRADQSTKDSKRTYFQLQQNFNADFKIGSVRNRTVAGFDYMRINDNQFFMFTNFDWVPFGGNYSNMNGQTLSEIYANLQSTQDFEKNNTYKSAGKKDIYSGYISNVITPLPGLNILTSLRYESVAYKGGIIGPNIASSYNQGAWSPKFGVVYQILPDKFSVFGNYQNSFSSNGYYTSDKAGNINLATPERANQFEGGIKTNLIKGRVTTTLSYYNIKVKNTLLNTGEMTGTGQAVQNQAGSLTSQGVELEANAYLIKGFSVIAGVSYNDMKYTEADNTVIGRRPSTASSPWLVNFNASYQFLDGGLKGLGFGVGGNYASDNKIVNSTTMGTFILPKYLVLNANAFYDTKKFRIGVKVDNFTNEHYWNGYTTANAQPLANILGSITYKF